Proteins encoded in a region of the Flammeovirga yaeyamensis genome:
- a CDS encoding TrmH family RNA methyltransferase, which translates to MNKRWSKEVRGLLQKKKRKESNRFIVEGRKNIEELLRSNLTIECLFYTEKLNDVIDRYADKKIEILQETTPESLKQNGHLQTNDSGLAVVQIPKFSLPTKKELGNVSLALDNVKDPGNLGTILRIADWYNIKNIFLSKECTDVFAPKVIASTMGAFSRINIHIVDLVDQLSNYKEEGIKLLGADMIGTNIHNYKDDSKSIVVMGSESHGISEDVENILNEKITIPRFGDAESLNVAIATAIICDNLVRN; encoded by the coding sequence ATGAACAAACGCTGGAGTAAAGAAGTAAGAGGTTTACTACAAAAGAAAAAAAGAAAAGAAAGCAATCGTTTTATTGTTGAAGGAAGAAAGAATATTGAAGAATTACTAAGGTCTAACTTAACTATAGAATGTTTATTCTATACTGAAAAGCTAAATGACGTTATTGATAGATATGCTGACAAAAAGATTGAGATTCTTCAAGAAACTACTCCTGAATCATTAAAACAAAATGGTCATTTACAAACAAACGATTCTGGTTTAGCAGTAGTACAAATTCCTAAATTCTCACTTCCTACAAAAAAAGAATTAGGCAACGTATCTCTTGCACTTGATAATGTAAAAGATCCCGGTAATTTAGGAACAATTTTAAGAATAGCCGATTGGTATAACATCAAAAATATTTTCCTTTCAAAAGAATGTACAGATGTTTTTGCTCCTAAGGTAATTGCCTCTACTATGGGTGCATTTTCTCGAATTAATATTCATATTGTTGATTTAGTAGATCAATTATCCAATTATAAGGAGGAAGGTATCAAACTTCTGGGTGCTGATATGATCGGAACCAACATTCATAACTATAAAGACGATTCGAAGTCTATTGTTGTGATGGGAAGTGAATCACATGGTATTTCTGAAGATGTTGAGAATATCCTTAATGAAAAAATCACAATACCAAGATTTGGTGATGCAGAATCATTGAATGTCGCTATTGCTACAGCAATTATTTGCGATAATTTAGTAAGAAATTAG
- the murQ gene encoding N-acetylmuramic acid 6-phosphate etherase, with translation MITESSSNYNDLEKMDVEEILQSMNKEDQSVPQAINKSIPQIEELVYGIVERMKKGGRLFYIGAGTSGRLGIVDASECPPTFGVPFDLVIGIIAGGDGAIRKAVEHAEDNETQAWVDLQKYDINENDCLIGIAASGRTPYVIGGMQKANENGILTGCIVCNPNSKMAEVAQYPIEIIVGPEFVTGSTRMKAGTAQKLCLNMISTSVMIQLGKVKGNKMVDMQLTNHKLEKRAQRMVMEEIDVDEETAKTLLEKNGSVRRAVEAFRQNNN, from the coding sequence ATGATCACCGAATCATCCTCAAATTATAATGATCTTGAAAAAATGGATGTTGAAGAAATACTTCAATCCATGAATAAAGAAGATCAATCCGTTCCACAAGCTATCAATAAATCTATTCCTCAAATAGAAGAATTAGTATATGGGATTGTGGAAAGAATGAAAAAAGGTGGTCGCCTTTTTTATATCGGTGCAGGCACTAGCGGAAGATTAGGTATAGTAGATGCATCAGAATGCCCTCCTACTTTTGGCGTCCCTTTTGATCTCGTTATCGGAATTATAGCTGGTGGAGACGGAGCAATTCGTAAAGCAGTCGAACATGCTGAAGACAATGAAACTCAAGCATGGGTTGATTTGCAAAAATATGACATCAACGAAAATGATTGCTTAATTGGCATAGCTGCATCCGGTAGAACTCCTTATGTGATTGGAGGAATGCAGAAAGCAAACGAAAATGGTATTCTTACAGGATGCATTGTTTGTAACCCAAATAGTAAAATGGCCGAAGTTGCCCAATATCCTATAGAAATTATAGTCGGTCCAGAATTTGTAACAGGTAGTACGAGAATGAAAGCCGGTACTGCTCAAAAGCTTTGTTTAAATATGATTTCCACTTCTGTGATGATACAATTAGGCAAAGTAAAAGGAAATAAAATGGTCGATATGCAGTTAACTAACCACAAGCTTGAAAAAAGAGCACAACGTATGGTTATGGAAGAAATTGATGTCGATGAAGAAACAGCTAAAACCCTTTTAGAGAAAAACGGCTCAGTTAGAAGAGCAGTTGAAGCTTTCAGACAAAATAATAATTAA
- a CDS encoding DEAD/DEAH box helicase yields the protein MTFDNFDLNDDLLDGIYSMNFHEPTPIQEQAIPAILDNKDLIACAQTGTGKTAAFLLPIMHQIHTSDYDGTDTHTVIIVPTRELALQIDYQIQGLSYFTPVTSIAVYGGDSSSFSNQRNALKQGVDIIVATPGKLLSHLNIGANVSKVKNLILDEADRMLDMGFHEDILQIASHLPKQRQNIFFSATMPPKIRTLAKELLKDPLEINIAISKTSKNVTQKAYLLYDQQKGTMVDYLMTLKEYESVIIFTSTKQKVNEVTTLLKKRKLNAEGISSDLDQKEREEVLLRFKAQQTKILVGTDIISRGIDIDTVELVINFDVPKDPEDYVHRIGRTARASREGEAITFINENYKEQGSFAKIEQLIGLDIEKPENPNFIGKGPEYKPVVRKGGGNKRRNFSNKPKNFIGPGKKNFSNNKSNNSGYKKRYKPKPNQQQKPKD from the coding sequence GTGACTTTCGATAATTTTGATTTAAACGATGATCTTTTGGATGGAATTTATTCCATGAATTTCCATGAACCTACTCCTATTCAAGAGCAAGCTATACCAGCTATTCTTGATAATAAAGATCTCATAGCATGTGCTCAAACAGGTACAGGTAAAACAGCAGCTTTTTTATTACCTATAATGCACCAAATCCATACTTCAGATTATGATGGAACGGATACGCATACAGTAATTATAGTACCTACAAGAGAATTGGCTTTACAAATCGATTATCAGATACAAGGTCTATCTTATTTTACTCCAGTAACATCCATTGCAGTGTATGGTGGAGATTCTTCATCTTTCTCAAATCAAAGAAACGCTTTAAAACAAGGAGTTGATATCATCGTAGCCACTCCTGGTAAACTGTTATCGCATCTAAATATTGGAGCGAATGTCAGTAAAGTCAAAAACTTGATATTAGATGAAGCAGATAGAATGTTGGATATGGGATTCCATGAGGATATTCTTCAGATTGCTTCACATTTACCTAAGCAAAGACAAAATATATTCTTTTCGGCAACGATGCCTCCAAAAATCAGAACACTTGCAAAAGAGTTATTGAAAGATCCTTTGGAGATTAATATTGCTATTTCAAAAACTTCTAAAAACGTTACACAAAAAGCCTACTTATTGTATGATCAACAAAAGGGTACAATGGTAGATTATTTGATGACGCTAAAAGAATATGAAAGTGTTATCATCTTTACAAGTACAAAACAAAAGGTAAACGAGGTAACTACTCTATTAAAAAAGAGAAAGCTAAATGCTGAGGGGATTAGTTCTGATCTTGATCAAAAAGAAAGAGAGGAAGTTTTACTAAGGTTTAAAGCACAGCAAACAAAAATTTTAGTAGGAACAGATATCATTTCTCGAGGTATTGATATTGATACAGTAGAATTAGTAATCAATTTTGATGTCCCAAAAGATCCTGAAGATTATGTACATAGAATTGGTAGAACGGCACGTGCCTCTAGAGAAGGTGAAGCAATAACGTTTATCAATGAAAATTATAAAGAGCAAGGTTCGTTTGCAAAAATTGAGCAGCTTATTGGTTTAGATATCGAAAAACCTGAAAATCCAAACTTTATTGGTAAAGGTCCAGAGTATAAACCTGTTGTTAGAAAAGGTGGCGGGAATAAAAGAAGAAACTTTTCGAATAAGCCAAAGAACTTTATAGGGCCGGGTAAAAAGAATTTTTCGAATAACAAATCAAATAATTCGGGCTACAAGAAAAGGTATAAACCGAAGCCTAATCAACAACAAAAACCAAAAGATTAA
- a CDS encoding geranylgeranylglyceryl/heptaprenylglyceryl phosphate synthase: MQLSIENWLLERKSELKRTLAILIDPDKWSNDVYFFLKNGNKNHLPDIFLVGGSLLSTNQLEKTVKDLKSLGKPVVLFPGNSMQVTKEADAILFMSLISGRNPEFLIGQQVHAAHHVKESKLEAIPLGYVLIDTGVPTSVQYMSNTQPIPYNKEDIAISTVMAGELLGMRAFYLEGGSGASKTVSNTMIKGVKEKTDSLLFVGGGIRSKNEVVEKFEAGADIVVIGSAFEKNQSLLKELYEELNVTI; encoded by the coding sequence ATGCAATTATCGATAGAAAATTGGCTTTTGGAGAGAAAAAGTGAGCTGAAACGAACGTTAGCTATACTAATTGACCCCGATAAGTGGTCAAATGACGTATATTTTTTCTTAAAAAACGGGAATAAAAATCATTTACCTGATATTTTTTTGGTTGGAGGAAGTTTGTTATCCACAAATCAACTCGAAAAAACAGTTAAAGATTTAAAATCATTAGGAAAACCAGTCGTTTTATTTCCTGGTAATTCAATGCAAGTAACCAAAGAGGCCGATGCAATTCTTTTTATGTCATTAATTTCAGGGAGGAATCCAGAATTTTTAATTGGACAGCAAGTTCATGCAGCACATCATGTAAAAGAATCAAAGTTAGAAGCTATTCCTTTAGGTTATGTTTTAATTGATACGGGAGTGCCGACTTCTGTTCAATACATGAGTAATACGCAACCTATTCCTTATAATAAAGAAGATATCGCAATTAGTACAGTGATGGCTGGAGAACTATTAGGTATGCGAGCATTTTATTTAGAAGGTGGGAGTGGTGCAAGCAAAACAGTTTCAAATACCATGATCAAAGGTGTGAAAGAGAAAACAGATAGCCTATTATTTGTTGGTGGAGGAATTAGATCAAAAAATGAAGTAGTAGAAAAATTTGAAGCAGGGGCTGATATTGTAGTAATCGGATCGGCATTCGAAAAAAATCAGTCTTTATTAAAAGAACTTTATGAAGAACTAAACGTGACTATTTAA
- the pyk gene encoding pyruvate kinase — protein MSIAINKTKIVATIGPATRDKQKILELIHAGADVFRLNFSHDVHEAHQQVIDWVAEYNSKFGHNTAILQDLQGPKIRIGEVEGGAVEIVEGEQIIITNTPVVGTKDKVSTTYTNIVKDVKAGDNIMIDDGNLCVRVIEVKGNEIIAEVVHGGKLKSRKGMNLPDTNISEGSLTAKDKRDLEFGLEAGVNWVALSFVRTPQDIMTVKDIIKSKGSDAKIVAKIERPEAITNFDEILKVTDAVMVARGDLGVEIKFEDVPMIQKEIIRKCNKAGKPVIVATQMMESMITNPRPTRAEVNDVANAVTDGADAVMLSAESAAGDYPVETVQAMVRILSAVERQTQDIYNKTYDFDPAKDSYAGNLIAQSAAAISKDLEAKCIIGLTQSGFTASRISRHRPDTNIFIFSSDKKLAATLNLVWGVRAFHLLPKESSTETFKEAEAILVQKGFLAKGDRYVNIAALPLSVSGKTNSLKIDIVD, from the coding sequence ATGAGTATCGCAATCAACAAGACTAAGATCGTCGCTACAATCGGACCGGCAACAAGAGATAAGCAAAAAATTCTTGAGTTAATCCATGCAGGTGCAGACGTTTTCCGTTTAAACTTCTCACACGACGTTCACGAAGCTCACCAACAAGTAATTGATTGGGTAGCTGAATACAATTCTAAATTTGGTCACAACACAGCGATTCTTCAAGATTTACAAGGTCCTAAGATTCGTATTGGTGAAGTTGAAGGTGGAGCAGTTGAGATTGTTGAAGGTGAGCAAATCATCATCACTAATACTCCAGTAGTTGGTACTAAAGATAAAGTATCTACTACTTATACTAACATTGTAAAAGACGTGAAAGCAGGTGACAACATCATGATTGATGATGGTAACCTTTGTGTTCGTGTTATTGAAGTAAAAGGTAATGAAATTATTGCTGAAGTTGTTCACGGTGGTAAATTGAAATCACGTAAAGGTATGAACTTACCTGATACAAACATTTCAGAAGGTTCACTTACAGCAAAAGATAAAAGAGACTTGGAATTCGGTCTTGAAGCTGGTGTAAACTGGGTAGCTCTTTCATTCGTAAGAACTCCTCAAGACATCATGACTGTAAAAGACATTATCAAGTCTAAAGGTTCTGACGCTAAGATCGTTGCTAAAATCGAACGTCCAGAAGCAATCACTAACTTCGACGAAATCTTGAAAGTTACTGATGCTGTTATGGTAGCTCGTGGTGACCTTGGTGTTGAAATCAAATTCGAGGACGTACCAATGATCCAAAAAGAAATCATCCGTAAGTGTAACAAAGCTGGTAAGCCAGTAATCGTTGCTACTCAAATGATGGAGTCTATGATCACTAACCCTCGTCCTACTCGTGCAGAAGTAAATGACGTTGCTAACGCTGTAACTGACGGTGCTGACGCGGTAATGCTTTCAGCTGAATCAGCTGCTGGTGACTACCCTGTAGAAACTGTTCAAGCTATGGTACGTATCCTTTCTGCTGTAGAGCGTCAAACTCAAGACATCTACAACAAAACGTATGACTTCGATCCGGCAAAAGATAGCTATGCGGGTAACCTTATCGCTCAATCTGCTGCTGCAATCTCTAAAGATTTAGAAGCGAAGTGTATCATCGGTCTTACTCAATCTGGTTTTACGGCTTCTCGTATCTCTAGACACCGTCCTGATACTAACATCTTCATCTTCTCATCAGATAAGAAGTTAGCTGCTACATTAAACCTAGTATGGGGTGTTAGAGCATTCCACTTGTTACCAAAAGAGTCTTCTACTGAGACTTTCAAAGAGGCTGAAGCTATCTTGGTACAAAAAGGTTTCTTGGCAAAAGGCGACCGTTACGTTAACATCGCTGCTTTACCATTGAGCGTTTCTGGTAAAACAAACAGCTTAAAAATCGACATCGTTGACTAA
- a CDS encoding LptF/LptG family permease, with product MKLLDKYILKKFFKTFIFVVLLLNIIVCVVDYTEKQDDFLKHGLSFGYVFKEYYVNLFIHWVNTLSPLSIFIAVVFMTARLASHTEVISILSNGVSYHRFLAPYVAGAVLVGIVIFGLIGFAVPNASKTRVAFEIKYLKSPYYFNERDIHYRVSDSSYLYVETYNNRIKRGYRPTLEVLSGNKLLSKLSANRIQWDSTKEEWTFDRYEKYEFKPDGKQTFSKGNSLTMKLNLDPKYFESKYALHETLTNTELSEFIEAEKERGVGNLGVYENALYERYAYPFAILILTIMGVCVSSVKSRRGSGYQIAMGFVLAFIYLLMVLMSRAIAEADTLSPFLAAWLPNIIFFVVTIYLYFKVQK from the coding sequence ATGAAACTTCTGGATAAGTATATTCTCAAAAAGTTTTTTAAGACATTTATTTTTGTAGTTCTGTTATTGAACATCATTGTATGTGTAGTAGACTACACAGAGAAGCAAGATGATTTCCTTAAACATGGACTCAGTTTCGGATACGTATTTAAAGAGTATTATGTAAATCTCTTTATACATTGGGTGAATACACTTAGTCCCCTGTCTATTTTTATAGCAGTAGTATTTATGACCGCTCGATTAGCTTCGCACACAGAAGTTATTTCGATCTTATCAAATGGTGTTTCTTACCATAGATTCTTAGCACCATATGTAGCGGGTGCAGTTTTAGTTGGTATAGTTATTTTTGGGCTTATTGGCTTTGCTGTTCCGAATGCATCAAAAACAAGAGTAGCTTTTGAAATTAAATACCTCAAAAGCCCCTATTATTTCAATGAGAGAGATATTCACTATAGAGTGAGTGATTCATCATATCTATATGTTGAAACGTATAACAACAGAATTAAGAGAGGTTATCGTCCAACTTTAGAAGTACTTAGCGGAAACAAATTATTAAGTAAGCTTTCTGCTAACCGTATTCAATGGGATTCTACTAAAGAAGAATGGACTTTTGATAGATATGAAAAATATGAATTCAAGCCTGATGGAAAGCAAACCTTCTCGAAAGGAAATAGTTTGACCATGAAATTAAACTTGGATCCGAAATATTTCGAAAGTAAGTATGCCCTTCATGAAACGCTTACAAACACAGAATTGTCAGAGTTTATTGAAGCAGAAAAAGAAAGAGGTGTAGGTAACTTAGGTGTTTATGAAAACGCCTTATACGAACGTTATGCTTATCCTTTCGCCATTCTTATCTTAACCATAATGGGTGTTTGTGTATCCTCTGTGAAATCAAGAAGAGGTTCCGGATATCAAATAGCCATGGGCTTTGTTCTTGCATTTATCTATTTATTAATGGTATTGATGTCAAGGGCAATTGCAGAAGCAGATACATTAAGTCCATTCCTAGCAGCTTGGCTCCCTAACATAATATTCTTTGTCGTTACGATTTACCTCTATTTTAAGGTACAGAAATAA
- a CDS encoding DMT family transporter — translation MFNDQFKLHIIVFIWGFTAILGVLIELDSFQLVFYRTLIAALSMGVFMKIKKWETKLPTKDVLKLLGTGGLVALHWILFFTSAKISKVSVCLAGIATTALFTSFLEPIFNRTSVKPYEVVLGLFVIVGLYIIFQFEFDHALGLSLSLCAAFVASTFSVLNGKFVKRISSPKITYYEMIGGAITSFILLPFLSTGDTWLSIPSNQDIIYLLVLSIVCTTAAYAVCVEIQKNLSAFQVNLTVNLEPIYGILLALMFFGEKEQMSPGFYIGASVILLSVLSYPVLKKNYNRRSSNNKNLHQEAMNS, via the coding sequence ATGTTCAACGACCAATTCAAGTTACACATCATTGTGTTTATTTGGGGCTTTACGGCCATCCTAGGAGTACTCATTGAGCTTGACTCTTTTCAGTTAGTGTTTTACAGAACGCTAATTGCCGCCTTATCGATGGGTGTTTTTATGAAAATAAAAAAATGGGAAACAAAATTACCGACCAAAGATGTATTGAAATTATTGGGTACAGGTGGTTTGGTTGCCTTGCATTGGATCTTATTTTTTACATCAGCAAAGATTTCAAAAGTAAGTGTCTGTTTAGCAGGTATTGCTACTACTGCCCTTTTTACCTCATTTCTTGAACCAATTTTCAATCGTACGAGTGTAAAACCATATGAAGTTGTCTTAGGGTTATTCGTCATTGTGGGATTGTATATTATCTTCCAATTCGAATTTGATCATGCACTAGGATTATCACTTTCTTTGTGTGCTGCATTTGTTGCTTCTACTTTTAGTGTTTTAAATGGTAAGTTTGTGAAGAGAATTTCATCTCCAAAAATCACCTATTATGAAATGATCGGTGGTGCCATCACCTCATTTATATTATTGCCCTTTTTATCGACAGGAGACACATGGTTATCTATCCCGTCGAATCAAGATATTATTTATTTATTGGTTCTTTCTATCGTTTGTACGACGGCTGCATATGCAGTTTGTGTAGAAATACAAAAGAATTTGAGTGCTTTTCAAGTCAACCTTACTGTAAACCTTGAACCTATCTATGGTATATTATTGGCGCTAATGTTCTTTGGTGAAAAAGAACAAATGTCGCCGGGTTTTTATATTGGAGCAAGCGTTATTTTACTATCGGTTCTTTCTTATCCTGTTTTAAAAAAGAATTACAATAGAAGATCTTCAAATAATAAAAATTTACATCAAGAAGCGATGAACAGTTAA
- a CDS encoding lipase family protein yields the protein MHSTFKNIRLFISLLPFILLFYSCSDNEDLSDEINLNETGTLINSNLKASLTTQELRLITEFAGFGNITPKIEFDIESYVLTYTTKDIDDNIITVSGVVSIPKTDNQLSSILLSRGTTLANTNSPSINSLPTYELGAALGYVIMTPDLIGFGESNALPQNYFIKNITAYSSIDFLKATKEFLNQKGVSISNDLILAGYSQGGASTFSIMEYFDDYNKTDYQVSKVYAGAGGYFLEEVMNTILSNDTYDAPSFLALIIYSFNENYRIEDGYEYYFNAPYNDRIASILDGSLNISQVNSQLSDNIEELFTSEFLSSVKTGNDEINTYLNSNSISVKRYNYPIHLYHSTEDEILPISTSDSLYQSLILENNEVEYTKVTGNHSDASIDILIKIFDDLK from the coding sequence ATGCATTCTACTTTCAAAAATATAAGACTATTCATCTCATTATTACCTTTCATACTTCTGTTTTACAGTTGTTCCGATAATGAAGATTTAAGTGATGAAATCAATTTAAATGAGACGGGCACACTAATTAATAGTAATCTAAAGGCTTCCCTAACCACTCAGGAATTGAGATTAATTACCGAATTTGCTGGCTTTGGAAATATCACTCCAAAAATAGAATTTGATATTGAATCATATGTTCTGACTTATACAACAAAAGACATCGATGATAATATTATCACCGTATCTGGAGTGGTCTCTATTCCTAAAACAGATAATCAACTATCTAGTATATTATTAAGCAGAGGTACAACTCTAGCAAATACAAATTCACCTAGCATCAATTCGTTACCCACTTATGAACTAGGTGCAGCATTAGGCTATGTTATTATGACTCCGGATTTGATTGGATTTGGAGAAAGTAATGCCTTACCTCAAAATTATTTCATAAAGAATATTACCGCCTATTCATCTATTGATTTTTTAAAAGCAACCAAAGAGTTTCTAAATCAAAAAGGAGTATCCATCTCTAATGATTTAATTTTAGCAGGATATTCTCAAGGTGGTGCATCTACTTTCAGTATAATGGAGTATTTCGATGATTATAACAAAACAGATTATCAAGTAAGTAAGGTGTATGCAGGTGCTGGAGGTTATTTTCTTGAGGAAGTAATGAATACAATTTTGAGTAATGACACCTATGACGCCCCATCGTTTTTAGCTTTAATTATCTATTCATTTAATGAAAATTATAGGATTGAAGATGGTTATGAATATTATTTCAATGCACCATACAATGATAGAATTGCCTCTATACTTGATGGCTCATTAAATATTAGTCAAGTAAACAGTCAATTATCTGATAACATTGAAGAATTGTTTACATCAGAGTTTCTTTCATCAGTCAAAACGGGTAATGATGAAATAAATACCTATTTGAATTCCAACTCAATATCTGTTAAAAGATACAATTACCCTATTCATTTGTATCATTCTACTGAGGATGAGATTCTTCCAATCAGTACTTCAGATAGTCTTTATCAATCTTTAATCTTAGAAAATAATGAAGTGGAATACACCAAAGTTACAGGTAATCACTCCGATGCATCAATAGATATTTTGATAAAAATATTCGATGATTTAAAATAA
- a CDS encoding universal stress protein has protein sequence MKIKNILVPTDFSVEANNALEIAIQIAEKNDASLSLLHVIDVPTINHYDSLSVFGAGDVGMEDPEIYNHYTNKLSKVVDDKIKKIIDTYPNIKIEKHIEFDSLQRHLADFVSKEETDLIVIGSQGINGLDELLVGSNTEKIIRLSKVPVLTVKKKDEKFEPKNIVFASDFHKVNNGAIATLKLFQEIYDSKIHLVKVITPSNFEATPYSIQQLEEFAELHKFKNYDVHSFNDFSEEEGIRGFAQFIDADMISLTTHGRTGIQHLLLGSIAEEVANHAVRPVLTFNKKMKDKV, from the coding sequence ATGAAGATCAAAAATATTTTAGTCCCAACAGACTTTTCGGTTGAAGCAAATAATGCACTCGAAATAGCTATTCAAATAGCTGAAAAGAACGATGCATCACTATCATTACTTCATGTTATCGATGTCCCTACTATCAATCATTATGATAGTCTATCTGTATTTGGTGCAGGTGATGTGGGTATGGAAGATCCTGAGATTTATAATCATTACACCAATAAATTATCAAAAGTTGTTGATGATAAGATCAAAAAAATAATTGATACTTATCCCAACATTAAAATCGAAAAACACATTGAATTTGATTCACTTCAAAGACATTTAGCCGATTTCGTTAGTAAAGAAGAAACGGATCTAATTGTTATTGGCTCACAGGGTATTAATGGTTTAGATGAGCTTTTGGTAGGTTCTAATACCGAGAAAATAATTAGATTATCAAAAGTCCCTGTGCTTACCGTGAAAAAGAAAGATGAGAAGTTCGAACCAAAAAATATAGTTTTTGCCTCTGATTTCCATAAAGTTAATAACGGTGCAATTGCTACATTAAAGCTTTTCCAGGAAATATATGATTCGAAGATTCATTTAGTGAAAGTGATCACCCCTAGTAATTTTGAAGCAACCCCCTATTCTATTCAACAATTAGAAGAGTTTGCTGAGTTACATAAATTTAAAAATTACGATGTTCATAGCTTTAATGACTTTTCTGAAGAAGAAGGTATCAGAGGATTTGCTCAATTTATTGATGCAGACATGATATCATTGACCACTCATGGCAGAACGGGTATTCAACACCTTTTACTAGGAAGTATTGCCGAAGAAGTGGCCAACCACGCCGTTCGACCAGTACTTACTTTCAATAAAAAGATGAAAGATAAAGTTTAG
- a CDS encoding Nif3-like dinuclear metal center hexameric protein, whose amino-acid sequence MKIKEIVKSLEQLAPPVYQESYDNSGLLTGSGNEEVKGILVTLDCVEDIVDEAINTGCNLIVAHHPLIFGGLKRLNGKNYVERTVIKAIKNDIAIYAIHTNLDNMNNGVSAKICSLLGLENLKILAPKKDTLFKLTSYVPIEATQKVLEALGNAGAGQIGNYSNCSYQTKGIGSFLGNSNTNPSVGQANQLEEVEENKIEVQFPIHLKGSVLNALHSSHPYEEVAYHITKLENVNTTVGSGMYGTYTEGIPADIFLSKLKDTFKVGAIRHTKVVNKTIKKVAVCGGAGSFLLGNAKGVKADVFITGDFKYHEFFDAEDQIMIADIGHYESEQFTSELLIDYIKEQFDEIKVIKTSNNTNPVHYFY is encoded by the coding sequence ATGAAAATTAAAGAAATCGTGAAAAGCTTGGAGCAATTAGCTCCTCCTGTATATCAAGAATCTTATGATAATTCAGGCCTTCTTACCGGAAGTGGAAATGAAGAGGTAAAAGGCATATTGGTTACTTTAGATTGCGTAGAAGATATTGTAGATGAAGCAATTAATACTGGTTGTAATCTAATAGTGGCTCATCATCCATTGATTTTTGGAGGGTTGAAACGATTGAATGGAAAAAATTACGTTGAACGTACTGTAATTAAAGCCATTAAAAATGACATCGCTATATATGCTATTCATACCAATTTAGATAACATGAATAATGGTGTGAGTGCTAAGATTTGCAGCCTATTAGGTTTAGAAAATCTAAAAATACTTGCCCCTAAGAAAGATACTTTATTTAAATTGACTTCTTATGTACCAATCGAAGCTACTCAAAAAGTTTTAGAAGCACTTGGCAATGCTGGCGCTGGACAAATTGGAAATTACTCCAATTGCAGTTATCAAACAAAAGGAATTGGCTCATTTTTAGGCAACTCGAATACCAATCCATCTGTTGGTCAAGCTAATCAGTTAGAAGAAGTTGAAGAAAACAAAATTGAAGTTCAATTTCCAATTCACTTAAAAGGATCGGTATTAAATGCACTTCACTCCTCGCATCCTTATGAAGAAGTAGCGTATCATATCACAAAGTTAGAAAACGTGAATACAACTGTAGGATCTGGAATGTATGGTACTTATACTGAAGGCATTCCAGCTGATATATTCCTATCTAAATTAAAAGACACATTCAAAGTTGGAGCGATTAGACATACTAAAGTCGTGAATAAAACGATTAAAAAGGTGGCCGTTTGTGGTGGTGCAGGAAGCTTCTTACTTGGAAATGCTAAAGGAGTTAAAGCTGATGTCTTTATTACAGGTGATTTTAAATATCATGAATTTTTTGATGCTGAAGATCAAATCATGATTGCAGATATTGGACACTACGAAAGTGAGCAATTTACCTCCGAATTATTAATTGATTATATCAAAGAGCAATTTGATGAAATAAAAGTGATCAAAACTTCCAATAATACTAATCCTGTTCACTATTTTTACTAG